Genomic segment of Nostoc sp. TCL240-02:
AGCACTTCCCCACAGAACATATCTGGATTACTAACGAGATTATCCACAACCCTTCTGTAAATCAGCGAATGCAGGAGATGGAAGTTGAATTCATCCCCATTGAAGGAAAGAATAAAAACTTTTCTGTTGTTGGCACTGGGGATGTAGTGATATTACCTGCTTTTGGGGCTAGCGTTCAAGAAATGCAGATCCTTCACGATAAAGGCTGCAAAATTGTTGATACAACTTGTCCTTGGGTATCTAAAGTTTGGAATACAGTAGAAAAACACAAAAAAATCGATTATACATCAATAATTCACGGTAAATATAAGCACGAAGAAACAGTCGCTACTAGTTCCTTTGCTGGCAAATATTTAATTGTATTGAATTTGCAAGAAGCAAATTATGTTGCTGACTATATTCTTAATGGTGGCAACCGTGAAGAATTTCTGACAAAATTTGCTAAAGCTTGTTCAGCAGAATTTGACCCCGATCGCGATTTAGAAAGAGTTGGCATTGCTAACCAAACTACAATGCTTAAAGGCGAAACTGAGCAAATCGGGAAACTTTTTGAGCGGACTATGTTGCAGAAGTATGGCCCCATCGAGTTAACTCAGCATTTCCAAAGCTTCAATACCATCTGTGATGCCACCCAAGAACGTCAAGATGCTATGTTGGAATTAGTGGAACATAATTTAAATTTAATGGTAGTAATTGGGGGATTTAATTCATCCAATACTACTCAATTGCAGCAAATTGCTTTTGAGCGAGGAATTCCTTCTTATCACATTGATACTGTTGAACGGATTAAATCAGGAGATTCTATAGAACATCGACAATTAAATGGGCAATTAATAACTACAGAAAATTGGTTGCCAGATGGTGAAATTGTCGTAGGAATTACTTCTGGTGCTTCTACTCCAGATAAGGTAGTAGAAGATGTGATTGAGAAGATTTTTGCGGTGAAAGCAACAGCCGCGTTGGTTTAATAGCGATCGTAGATTGATTTCATCTCTTGACAAGAATACTACATCAATATTAGCTATCAGTAACTAGTAAATACTAGTTACTGTATTTTAAAAAATTGTGAGAAATTTAATAAATGGCTATTTATGAGCAAATTGGCAAAAGCTATGATTTGACTCGTCGTGCCGATCCTGAAATTGCTGCTCGATTAGCTGTTCACCTTCAGGTAACATCAGATTATTCATATCTTGATGTAGGATGTGGCACTGGAAATTACACACTAGCTTTAGCAAAAAGTGGTGTTTGGCATGGAGTAGACCAGTCAAAAAAGATGATTGATATTGCTAGAAATAAGAGTAATATTGTAGCTTGGCAAGTTGCCGAAGCCGAAGCTTTACCTTATGCCGATAATACTTTTTCAGGTGTGTTATGCACATTAGCGATACATCATTTTGTTGCATTAACTCCTGCTTTTGGGGAGATTAATCGTGTCTTGGCGGCTGGTCGTTTTGTATTATTTACTGCCACGCCAGAGCAGATGAATAAATATTGGTTAGTCGAATATTTTCCAGAGGCTATACATAAATCTGCTGAAAAGATGCCAAGTTTAGAAAAGATCAGATATGCTCTCAATGAGGCAGATTTTAATTCAGTAAATATCGAACCTTATTTTATTTCAAAAAATTTGCAAGACTTATTTTTATATAGTGGTAAATATCGTCCTGAAATATATTTAGATGAAAATATCCGCTCTGGAATTTCTACATTTGCTTTGCTAGCTTCGCCAGAAGAAATCACCATAGGATGTCAAAGACTAGTAGCAGATATTAATACAGGACGCATCACAGATATTATCAATAAATATGAAAACAATCACGGAGATTACTTGTTTGTAATTGCCGAGAAAATTAATTATGAATTAGCATGACAGAGAAATGGCTCTCTATCGTCGGCATTGGGGAAGATGGATTACAGGGATTAAGCGCGATCGCTCTTTCCCTAATCACTCAAGCTAAAGTAATTGTTGGAGGCGATCGCCATTTGGCAATGCTTCCTACAGACGATCGACGTGAAAAACTAGTCTGGACATCCCCCATTAGCACCTCTGTAAAGGAAATCATCAAGCGTCGGGGTGAGTCAATCTGCGTACTTGCAAGCGGCGATCCCATGTGTTACGGCATTGGTGTCACCTTAATGCGGCGAATTCCGGTTTCTGAAATGACGATTATCCCCGCACCTTCCGCCTTCAGCCTCGCTTGTGCCAGGATGGGATGGTCTTTAACTGAAGTGGAAACCTTGAGTTTAAATGGTCGTCCATTCTCCCTAATCCAGTCTTACATCTATCCAAAAGCGCGGCTCTTGATTTTAAGTGAAGGGAAGGACACACCCGCCGTTGTTGCGGAGATTTTGACAAATCGCGGCTATGGTGGCAGCAAAATTAACGTGTTGGAGCGCATGGGCGGCACTCATGAAAGAATTGTGGAAGGTACGGCTGCATCTTGGAATGAAACTGAAATTGCGGCATTGAATGCGATCGCAGTTTATTGTATTGCTGATGCTGGGGTTATTCCTTTACCAAGATTACCAGGATTACCAGATAACGCCTACCACCACGATGGACAGTTAACAAAGCGTGAAGTTAGGGCGATTACTCTGGCAGCTTTGGCTCCCACGCCGGGAGCGTTGTTGTGGGATGTTGGTGCGGGTTGTGGCTCAATTTCCATCGAATGGATGCGGAGTAATCCTCGATGTCGAGCGATCGCGATCGAGCAAAATGTTTCTAGACTACTCTATATTGCCGATAATGCCGCCACTCTCGGTACTCCAAATCTGCAAATCCTTGAAGGTAAAGTGCCCCATGCCCTGAAAGACTTGCCAGCACCAGATGCAATTTTTGTTGGTGGTGGGGTTACAGCAACAGGACTCTTTGATATTTGCTGGGAAGCACTGCGGCCCGGTGGGCGTTTGGTGGCAAATGTGGTGACGGTAGAGGGTGAGCAAACTTTATTTCAATGGCATAAACAAGTCGGTGGCGATTTAACTCGTGTTGCTATTCAACGGGCGGAACCTATTGGGAAATTTTTGGGCTGGCGGGCAATGGCACCTATAACCCAATGGGTAGTTGTAAAATAATATGATTTGTGAATCTTTAACTTGCCATTGCAGGTTCACTGCCGGCACATTCAAGTTCAGATCCGCAAATGCAAGCGTGAGTAATTTAGACAATGGCATCTGTGAGCTATTGAATTGTAGGATCGGGAACATTCTCAACCCGGACATCACCAGAGGCATAGTAAACGGTTGCTTTCATCGAACAATCTCGAAGTAAAAAACGGATACTTAGTTTTGTTTGTCAGTTACGAGTCTGGAACTGGAATCTTCTCAGGAATACCCAGACTGCGCTTGTGATTATTTTTCATCATCATATTCATCGTGCCGCCTGACGCTGTTCTTCAGGCGAACCGCGTAATCACCTCGAAGCCGACCGTGAACGCAGCACTGTCTGGCGGGATCTCCACTTACTGCAACGGCATCATAGTTGGCAACGAACTTCACTGCACCGTTTGACCGCCATTGACGACCAAGGTGTGTCCGACGACGAAGGCAGCCGCGTCCAAACACAGCCAGACAACGGCATTGGCAATTTCTTCGGGCTGTCCCATCCGTCCGACCGGCTCCTCTGCGATTACCTGCTCACGTCCTTCAGCAGTG
This window contains:
- a CDS encoding 4-hydroxy-3-methylbut-2-enyl diphosphate reductase, with product MDTKAFKRSLQHSENYNRKGFGHQAEVATQLQSEYQSNLIQEIRDRNYTLQRGDVTIRLAQAFGFCWGVERAVAMAYETRQHFPTEHIWITNEIIHNPSVNQRMQEMEVEFIPIEGKNKNFSVVGTGDVVILPAFGASVQEMQILHDKGCKIVDTTCPWVSKVWNTVEKHKKIDYTSIIHGKYKHEETVATSSFAGKYLIVLNLQEANYVADYILNGGNREEFLTKFAKACSAEFDPDRDLERVGIANQTTMLKGETEQIGKLFERTMLQKYGPIELTQHFQSFNTICDATQERQDAMLELVEHNLNLMVVIGGFNSSNTTQLQQIAFERGIPSYHIDTVERIKSGDSIEHRQLNGQLITTENWLPDGEIVVGITSGASTPDKVVEDVIEKIFAVKATAALV
- the cbiE gene encoding precorrin-6y C5,15-methyltransferase (decarboxylating) subunit CbiE yields the protein MTEKWLSIVGIGEDGLQGLSAIALSLITQAKVIVGGDRHLAMLPTDDRREKLVWTSPISTSVKEIIKRRGESICVLASGDPMCYGIGVTLMRRIPVSEMTIIPAPSAFSLACARMGWSLTEVETLSLNGRPFSLIQSYIYPKARLLILSEGKDTPAVVAEILTNRGYGGSKINVLERMGGTHERIVEGTAASWNETEIAALNAIAVYCIADAGVIPLPRLPGLPDNAYHHDGQLTKREVRAITLAALAPTPGALLWDVGAGCGSISIEWMRSNPRCRAIAIEQNVSRLLYIADNAATLGTPNLQILEGKVPHALKDLPAPDAIFVGGGVTATGLFDICWEALRPGGRLVANVVTVEGEQTLFQWHKQVGGDLTRVAIQRAEPIGKFLGWRAMAPITQWVVVK
- a CDS encoding class I SAM-dependent methyltransferase, producing the protein MAIYEQIGKSYDLTRRADPEIAARLAVHLQVTSDYSYLDVGCGTGNYTLALAKSGVWHGVDQSKKMIDIARNKSNIVAWQVAEAEALPYADNTFSGVLCTLAIHHFVALTPAFGEINRVLAAGRFVLFTATPEQMNKYWLVEYFPEAIHKSAEKMPSLEKIRYALNEADFNSVNIEPYFISKNLQDLFLYSGKYRPEIYLDENIRSGISTFALLASPEEITIGCQRLVADINTGRITDIINKYENNHGDYLFVIAEKINYELA